The following coding sequences lie in one Vibrio splendidus genomic window:
- a CDS encoding DUF3820 family protein produces MLEKENLIKLARMQMPFGKYAGRTLIDLPEEYLLWFDKKGFPSGELGDLLKLCLALKIEGLDSVVKPLKRM; encoded by the coding sequence ATGCTAGAGAAAGAGAACCTGATTAAACTTGCTAGAATGCAAATGCCATTTGGTAAATACGCTGGTCGTACGTTGATTGACTTGCCTGAAGAATATTTGCTGTGGTTCGACAAAAAAGGGTTCCCCTCTGGTGAGCTAGGCGACTTATTAAAACTGTGCCTTGCTCTGAAAATTGAAGGGCTTGATAGCGTTGTCAAACCATTGAAAAGAATGTAG